Within the Flavobacterium sp. CG_23.5 genome, the region ATACTGTATAAGTAGCAAAGTAACAAAGTGCTAAAGGTTTTTTGGAGTTATTTCCAGCTTTCCGTTGCAATCTTTTTATTTTTGGCAGCAAAAATAAAAAGGATTTTCACTTTAATCTGGGCTAGAAATTGTAGTTATTATTTTACATTTGGCAAAAAATAACGATTTAAAACCATAAAAATTGAAAAATAAAATTTACGTCTTTATACTTTTAGTTATTCTAACAACAAGTTGCCAAATCACCGAAACCATCCATCTAAACCAAGACGGTTCCGGAAAAATAGAAACCGAATCACTTCGCGACGAACACAGTTACATGCAATTAGCGGGTGAAAATTATTCCAAAGAAGAAAAATTCGAGGATACAACTTACGTTTTCAAGGATTTTATAACGAAATATTCCGAGACATTTTTAAAACTTCAACCATCTGAAAAAGCAATTTTTCAAAAGTTTTCAAACGTAAACGTTCACATCAAGAAAAGTTCCTTCGAGAAAGAATTTCGAACAAAAATCAATCAAAACTTCAATAAAATTTCTGCAGTTCCGGATTTATACAAAACTCAGGAATATGCGGATGATTTAGAGCATAATTACGCACTAAGCGCCGAAGAACATTATTATAGTGTGAGTTATGCTTTTGACGGGAGTCTTTTTAAAAGAATAGTGAAAATCACAGATCCTGTCGAATTAAAAAAACAACAGGATAAAATTGCAACATTGAAAACCCGAGTTTCCAATTTTAAAATCAATCAGCCGTATGTTTTAAAATATCATTTTCCTCGAAAAATAAAATCGGTTTCAAATCAAAATGCTAAAATAAGTGAAGATAAAAAAGCATTGGAATTGCAATTTCTTATAACAGATTGTTTGGTAAATCCTGAGAGTACTAATCTAGAGGTTTTCTTAGAATAACTAACAGAACTGAGTGTTGTTTTTCAAGGCTGAATTGAGCTGCCAAAAATCAAAAAATTTTTTAAATGTCTGAAAATTAAATATATGTAAAATTATCTCTAACTTTAAGTTCTTTAAAATTCATTTAAAATCGCATCCCTTATTCCAAGTTTAAACGGAGGTGATTTTAGGAAATAAGTAAACAATTTAAATAAAGATAGTATGAAAGCACTTGTTTATTTCGGTCCTCGAGACGTGAGGGTGGTACAAATGCCGGATGCCAAAATTGAGCAACCGACGGATGTATTGGTTAAAGTAACCACAACTAATATTTGTGGATCAGATCTTCACATGTACGAAGGGAGAACAGATATGGAATCTGGAAGAATTTTGGGTCACGAAAACATGGGTAAGGTGGTTGAAGTTGGCAAAGCGGTAACTCAGATAAAAGTAGGAGATATGGTTTGTCTTCCGTTTAACATTGGATGCGGTCATTGTCAAAATTGTGAACGCGGCTTAACTGGTTTTTGTCTCACAATGAATCCGGGAACTGCCGGTGCTGCTTATGGTTTTGCGGGAATGGGACCTTACAGCGGGGGTCAGGCTGAGTACTTGCGTGTACCTCATGGCGACTTTAATTGCCTAAAATTACCCGAAGACGCCATCGAGAAGGAAAATGATTATGTGATGCTATCGGATATTTTCCCTACTGGATATCATGCCACGGAATTGGCTGGTGTAAAGCCAGGAGACTCTGTGGTGATTTATGGCGCAGGTCCGGTTGGACTTATGGCGGCACATTCAGCGAGTATTAAAGGAGCCAGTAAGATTATGGTTGTTGACAATCATCCTGACCGATTGAAGCTCGCTGAAAAATTGGGAGCTATCCCTATTGATTTTTCAAAAGGTTCAGCGGTTGAGCAGGTTTTGGAGCTAACCAAGGGCAAGGGCGCCGATAAAGGTTGCGAATGCGTAGGCTACCAGTGTTGTGATAAACATGGTAATGAACATTCTAATATAACGATGAATGAACTCGTACAAGCAGTAAAAGCTACAGGTTCAATAGGGGTAGTGGGGGTTTTTGTTCCCAAGGACCCGAAATCCAAAGAAGATTTACAGAAAGAAGGGCATATGGACTTTGACTTTGGCCAATTCTGGATGAAAGGACAGCGAATAGCAACTGGACAGGCAAATGTAAAATCCTATGATCGTCAGCTTTGTACATTAATTTCTGCTGGTAAAGCTACACCATCATTAATTATTTCACATGAACTTTCACTGGACGAGGCTCCTAATGCTTACAAACATTTTGATGCTCGCGATGAAGGATGGACAAAAGTAATACTGAAACCAGAGATGGATAAAAGTAAATAAAAAACGTATAATTATAGGAGGTATTCAACACAAAGGGAAAACGAAAGGTGTAGTGCCCTGTTTTGTGAACCAAATTTAGTAATTAAATGGGGTAATGTAATGCTATGTAAATAGATTATATCATCCCTTTTTTGCGTAGTCTAATTTCCAATATTCTACATTCATGTTTCAAACTTCGTATCTTTGCCACGCTGAAACTTTGCAATTCACAAAAATGAACAAAATAATCCAACTTCAAGATTTAGGAAATAAAGATTACAAAGCGACTTGGGAATACCAAGAAGAATTGTTTAGAGAAATCGTAGATTTAAAAATCAGGAATAGGAGAGAGGAACTTGAACTTGAGACTCCAAACTATTTTTTGTTTGTCGAACATCCACATGTGTATACGTTAGGAAAAAGCGGGGATTTATCTAATTTATTATTATCGGAAAAACAGCTTGAAGCCAAAGGAGCGACTTTCTATAAAATCAACCGTGGCGGTGATATTACTTATCATGGGCCAGGCCAAATTGTAGGGTATCCTATTTTGGATTTAGAAAATTTCTTTAGTGATATTCATAAATACTTACGTTTTTTGGAAGAAGCCATTATCCTCACTTTGGCTGAATACGGACTAAACTCTGGACGAAGCGAAGGGGAAACGGGAGTTTGGCTAGGCGCTGGAACACCATTTGCCAGAAAAATTTGTGCGCTCGGTGTTCGTGCTTCCCGTTGGGTCACCATGCATGGATTCGCCTTAAACGTAAATGCTGATTTGGGTTATTTTGATAACATTATTCCGTGTGGTATTCGCGGAAAAGCAGTTACTTCATTAAACGTGGAACTCGGTGTTGAAAAAGTAAATGAAGAAGAAGTGAAAGAAAAAATACTGAAACATTTCACGGAGTTATTTGAAGCAGAAATCCTAAATCTAAAATCCTAAATCTAAAATATTTTTTTCCGGCAACAATCGAAACGTCATTCGATGGTATTTAGTCACGCCGTATTTTCTAATTGCTTCACGATGTTCTTTGGTGGGATATCCTTTATTTTGTTTCCAATTATATATTGGGAATTCCTCATGAATGCGATTCATGTAGTCGTCTCGATAAGTTTTTGCCAAAACGGAAGCCGCCGCAATACTCATATATTTCGAATCTCCCTTTACAATACTGCAACTCGGAATAGAGGTCAGGATCTCAATTTCAGCATCAGTGAAAATTTTTCCGCTTGAATTTTTTATTCCTTTTTTTCTAATGAAAGGGCTGTTTCCATCAACAATTATATATTCAGGTTGTGGATTGAGTTTTAAAACACATTCTTGCATTGCCTTTATGGATGCATTCAATATGTTGATGGAGTCAATTTCTAATGGTTCAAGATGAGTTACGGCGAACGTAATGGATTGTTGCTCGATAATAGGTCGTAATTTTTCTCTGGTTTTTTCGGATAGTTGCTTACTGTCATTAAGAATTTCATTCACAAAATCAATTGGAAGAATTACTGCTGCTGCTGTAACTGGTCCGGCAAGGCAGCCACGTCCGGCTTCATCAGTTCCGGATTCTAAATTTGGTGTTAAAAAATAAGGGCTTAACATTAAATTAATTTTGGCAAAAATACAAGTTTATGACTTAATATCTACTCATAAATTCATTTTCTGAAGCTATAGTTTAGTTATTCTCTTTTTTTTATTTAAAACTGTGTTGAAAAGTAATTCTATTATTATTTAAAAACCTTTGTTTCTTTAAGAAATAATTATGATTTTTGCCGAATAACTAATTCAAATAATTTAATATGAGATTGAAATTCAAATGGGTTTTTTCGCTATTACTAGCGTTATCTATGCAGTTTTCTTTTGCCCAAGAGAGAACTGTTTCGGGTGTTGTTTCAGATGGGTCTGCACCTATCCCTGGAGTAAATATTATTGTTAAAGGTGCAAAAACAAGTGTGCAAACTGATTTGCAAGGAAAATATGCTATAAAAGCAAAGACTGGAGACGTTGTGGTTTTTTCTTTTGTAGGGATGCAAGATGAAAGCGCTATTGTTGGTGCTTCTTCAATTCTAAATGTAAAAATGGACCAGGTAGGTAAAGCATTGGAAGAGGTCGTAATTGTAGCGTATGGTAAGGCGAAAAAGAGTTCCTATACTGGTTCTGCTACGCAAATTAAATCAGAAAAGTTGGAAAATAGACCTTTAAGTAATGTACTTTCGGTTTTAGAAGGTAGTACATCTGGAGTACAAATTCAGAGTTCAGCAGGGCAGCCAGGTTCAGCACCTGCTATAAGAATACGCGGATTTAGCTCAATAAATGGATCTAATAGCCCTTTGTATATTGTAGATGGTGTTCCGTTTGCTGGAGATATTAGCACTTTAAATTCAAATGATGTTGAAAGTTTAACTGTTTTGAAAGACGCTTCTTCGACATCGCTTTATGGTTCTAAAGCTGCAAATGGAGTAATTATTATTACTACAAAAACAGGGAAATCATCAAAAGATAAAATTTCGTTAAATGTTAGTCAAGGTCTTATTTCTAGATCTATAAAGGAATATGAAAGAGTAAATGCTTTCGATTACTATCCTTTAGAATGGGAAGCAATTAGAAACAGTCGTCCAATGGGAACACAAGCTCAAATTGATGCGGCAAATTTATATGCTTCAGGTAGGGTTCCTGTTGTATTGGTGACAAATCCTTTTAATGTTCCAAAAGCTATTATTGTCGGAACTGACGGAAAATTAAACCCAAGTGCACAATTATTGTACCCTCAAGATTTAGATTGGGCTAAACAATTAGAAAGAGCAGGAGTTCGCAGGAATACGGATCTTTCTTATCAAGGTAAGTCAGAAAGATCTAATTATTTTGCTTCTTTAGGAAATTTGAAAGAGGAAGGGTATATAAAAGGATCAGATTTTGAAAGAACCACTGGACGTTTGAACGTAAATTCAAATCTTAAGGATTGGTTTAAAACAGGAATAAATCTATCGGGAACATTAACAAAATCAAATTTAGCGGTTGATGGTGTCGATAATACAAGTTCTTTTAATAATCCTTTTAGGACGATCAGATATATGGGGCCTATATATCCAGTTTTTGATCATACTGCAAATGGAGATTATTTATTAGATGCTACAGGTAACCAAGTATATTCAACTGTTCGTGGATCAGGTGCGTCTAATGGTAGAAATGTTGTTTATGAGACACTAAATAATACGGATATACAAAAAGGATTGGCTCTTTCGGCAAGAACTTATTTTGAAATAAAATTTTTAAAAGATTTCAAATTCACTGCTAATGCGTCTATTGATAAATCTTATTTTAATAGAACATATTCTTGGAATACTTTGATAGGAGATGGAGCTCCTTCTGGTTTAATGTCTAAAGAAAATAGGATATTAACGGGTATAACTTATAATCAATTACTAGATTATTCAAAAAAGATAGATAAACACAATATCTCGGTATTAGTAGGGCACGAAAGCTTTGATTACGAAAGAAATTGGACTACAGGTACAAAAACTGGTCAAGTTACTCCAGGTAATCCAGAGTTTATTAATTATGCTACGACTACTGATTTATCGTCCTATACAAGAAATTATGCAACAGAATCTTATTTCTCTAGAGTTGGATATGATTATATGGATAAATATGTTTTATCAGCATCTTTACGTAAAGATGGATCTTCAAAATTTGCTAAAGATAATCGTTGGGGAAATTTTTGGTCAATTGGAGGCGCTTGGATTATAAATAAAGAAAATTTCCTTAATAATAGTTCTTGGGTCAACGATTTGAAATTAAGAGCTTCAATTGGAGAAGTAGGAAATGATTCACATACTGATAATGGTGGTTTAAATTTTTATGTAAGTCAGCCTACATTTAGTTTAGGTAATGATAATGGAAGTGAAGGAGGAGTTGTTACTAATGCTGCCGGTGCACCAAACTTGAAATGGGAGGTTAATACTCAAAAAGACGTAGCGGTTGAGTTCGGGTTATTTAATAACAGACTTAAAGGAAGTGTTGAATATTATAATAGAAACACCGATGGACTTATTTTCTCTGTGCCCAATCCATTATCTTCAGGACTAGATAATAGAGTAGAAAACATTGGTTCTATGTTTAACAAAGGCTTTGAAGTTTCGTTAGACGGAACAATTCTTAAAACTAGTGATTTTGCATGGAGTCTAAATGTAAATGCATCTACGATCCATAATGAAATCACAAGTTTACCTCAAAAAGAAATTATTACAGGGACTAAAAAATATACTGTAGGTAGTTCGATCTACGATTACTGGTTGAGAGATTGGTATGGTGTTGACCCTGCAGATGGGTATGCTTTATATGTATCAGATCCATTGTTAATGGCTACTAATGATCCAACAGGTAGGGTTGTTAATGGTGTAAGTGTTACTACAGATCAAAACAAAGCTCAATATCATTATGCGGATTCTGCTATTCCAGATTTATTTGGTAGTTTTGGTAATACGATTAAATACAAAGGATTACAATTAGATGTTATGTTTTCTTACCAAATAGGAGGTAAGATGTATGATTCAAATTATCAAGCATTAATGCATTCAGGTAATAATTATGGTTCAGCTTTAAGTACAGATATTTTGAATAGATGGCAAAAAGCAGGAGATATTACTGATGTTCCTAGGTTAGATGTAAATAGAAATACGCAATCCTCTGCTGCTTCAGATAGATGGTTAAAAGGTTCGGATTATTTATCTTTGAGACAAATTAATTTGTCTTATAAAATGCCTTCTGATTTAATTTCTAAATTAGGTGTAGATAATGCTACTGTATATGTAAATGGTGAAAACCTATTGCTATTCACAAAACGTATAGGAATGGATCCAAGTCAGACTTTTAATGGGACTACTCAAAATAGATTTACCCCTTCTAGAATAATTACTTTAGGGTTTAATTTAAATTTTTAAATTTTAATATTATGAAATCAAATTATATAAAACTGATATTCTGTACAATATCAATAGTTATGTTGGCTTCTTGCTCAGATGATTTTTTGGACAAAAAGCCTACGGAATTTGTGGATTCTGATGCTGCAACCAAAACAACAGCAAATTTAATGACAACCTTAAATGGTATTCATAGATCTTTGTATATTCAATATGATGGTCTACAGAATCAAGGCGGTATAGGTGGAATAATGCAACAAACAGATATTGTTGGTGAGGACATTGTTTTTCCTGTAACAAATGGCTGGTTTTTAACTGTGTATAACTGGAGTGGATTGAATAATGAAAACTCTGGAGATGTTTTGTATCCATACAGGACTTATTATAGAATAATTAGAAATGCAAATACAATAATCAATGCAGTTGATAATGCTACAGGCTCTGTTGCAGAAAAAAACATTGTAAAAGGTCAAGCTTTGCTTTATCGTGCTTTTTGCCATTTTCAGTTAGTTCAGATATATGGGAAAAGATATGTAAATGGTGCAACTAACTCTCAACCAGGTGTTCCAATTATCCTGACAGTGGGTAGTGATAATTTTCCAAGATCAACTGTTGAAGAAGTTTATACTCAAATTAACAAAGATTTAGATGAAGCAAATACTTTGCTAATCGGTTATGTAAAACCAAATAATTCTCATTTAAACTTGAAAGTTGCACAGGGGTTAAAGGCTCGTGTAGCTTTAACTCAAGGACAATGGGCAGTTGCTGCTGACTACGCTAATAAAGCAAGAACTGGTTTGAGCCTGATGTCTATTCCGGAATACGGGGCTGGGTTCAATGATTATACAAATAAAGAATGGATGTGGGGAAGCCATATTAATGAAGTACAGACGTTGTATTTTGCTAATTTTGGAGCTTATATGTCTCGTAACTTTAGTTCAACAGTAATTCGTACCTGTCCGAAGGCAATTAATAGTAAGTTGTATAATTTGATTCCATCAACAGATGTGCGCTCTACTATTTTTAGTAAAACTGGACAACATCCAAATATTACACTTGTAGCTGCTGCTTCTAAATACCCATATACGAGTCAAAAATTCTTAGCGATAAGTACAGGAGATAGTAGATGTGATGTTCCTTATATGCGCACCGCTGAAATGTATCTTATTGAGGCTGAAGCAAAAGCAAGGTTAGGGCAAGCTGA harbors:
- a CDS encoding glutathione-independent formaldehyde dehydrogenase, whose amino-acid sequence is MRVVQMPDAKIEQPTDVLVKVTTTNICGSDLHMYEGRTDMESGRILGHENMGKVVEVGKAVTQIKVGDMVCLPFNIGCGHCQNCERGLTGFCLTMNPGTAGAAYGFAGMGPYSGGQAEYLRVPHGDFNCLKLPEDAIEKENDYVMLSDIFPTGYHATELAGVKPGDSVVIYGAGPVGLMAAHSASIKGASKIMVVDNHPDRLKLAEKLGAIPIDFSKGSAVEQVLELTKGKGADKGCECVGYQCCDKHGNEHSNITMNELVQAVKATGSIGVVGVFVPKDPKSKEDLQKEGHMDFDFGQFWMKGQRIATGQANVKSYDRQLCTLISAGKATPSLIISHELSLDEAPNAYKHFDARDEGWTKVILKPEMDKSK
- the lipB gene encoding lipoyl(octanoyl) transferase LipB, whose translation is MNKIIQLQDLGNKDYKATWEYQEELFREIVDLKIRNRREELELETPNYFLFVEHPHVYTLGKSGDLSNLLLSEKQLEAKGATFYKINRGGDITYHGPGQIVGYPILDLENFFSDIHKYLRFLEEAIILTLAEYGLNSGRSEGETGVWLGAGTPFARKICALGVRASRWVTMHGFALNVNADLGYFDNIIPCGIRGKAVTSLNVELGVEKVNEEEVKEKILKHFTELFEAEILNLKS
- a CDS encoding ribonuclease HII, whose translation is MLSPYFLTPNLESGTDEAGRGCLAGPVTAAAVILPIDFVNEILNDSKQLSEKTREKLRPIIEQQSITFAVTHLEPLEIDSINILNASIKAMQECVLKLNPQPEYIIVDGNSPFIRKKGIKNSSGKIFTDAEIEILTSIPSCSIVKGDSKYMSIAAASVLAKTYRDDYMNRIHEEFPIYNWKQNKGYPTKEHREAIRKYGVTKYHRMTFRLLPEKNILDLGF
- a CDS encoding SusC/RagA family TonB-linked outer membrane protein — translated: MRLKFKWVFSLLLALSMQFSFAQERTVSGVVSDGSAPIPGVNIIVKGAKTSVQTDLQGKYAIKAKTGDVVVFSFVGMQDESAIVGASSILNVKMDQVGKALEEVVIVAYGKAKKSSYTGSATQIKSEKLENRPLSNVLSVLEGSTSGVQIQSSAGQPGSAPAIRIRGFSSINGSNSPLYIVDGVPFAGDISTLNSNDVESLTVLKDASSTSLYGSKAANGVIIITTKTGKSSKDKISLNVSQGLISRSIKEYERVNAFDYYPLEWEAIRNSRPMGTQAQIDAANLYASGRVPVVLVTNPFNVPKAIIVGTDGKLNPSAQLLYPQDLDWAKQLERAGVRRNTDLSYQGKSERSNYFASLGNLKEEGYIKGSDFERTTGRLNVNSNLKDWFKTGINLSGTLTKSNLAVDGVDNTSSFNNPFRTIRYMGPIYPVFDHTANGDYLLDATGNQVYSTVRGSGASNGRNVVYETLNNTDIQKGLALSARTYFEIKFLKDFKFTANASIDKSYFNRTYSWNTLIGDGAPSGLMSKENRILTGITYNQLLDYSKKIDKHNISVLVGHESFDYERNWTTGTKTGQVTPGNPEFINYATTTDLSSYTRNYATESYFSRVGYDYMDKYVLSASLRKDGSSKFAKDNRWGNFWSIGGAWIINKENFLNNSSWVNDLKLRASIGEVGNDSHTDNGGLNFYVSQPTFSLGNDNGSEGGVVTNAAGAPNLKWEVNTQKDVAVEFGLFNNRLKGSVEYYNRNTDGLIFSVPNPLSSGLDNRVENIGSMFNKGFEVSLDGTILKTSDFAWSLNVNASTIHNEITSLPQKEIITGTKKYTVGSSIYDYWLRDWYGVDPADGYALYVSDPLLMATNDPTGRVVNGVSVTTDQNKAQYHYADSAIPDLFGSFGNTIKYKGLQLDVMFSYQIGGKMYDSNYQALMHSGNNYGSALSTDILNRWQKAGDITDVPRLDVNRNTQSSAASDRWLKGSDYLSLRQINLSYKMPSDLISKLGVDNATVYVNGENLLLFTKRIGMDPSQTFNGTTQNRFTPSRIITLGFNLNF
- a CDS encoding RagB/SusD family nutrient uptake outer membrane protein — its product is MKSNYIKLIFCTISIVMLASCSDDFLDKKPTEFVDSDAATKTTANLMTTLNGIHRSLYIQYDGLQNQGGIGGIMQQTDIVGEDIVFPVTNGWFLTVYNWSGLNNENSGDVLYPYRTYYRIIRNANTIINAVDNATGSVAEKNIVKGQALLYRAFCHFQLVQIYGKRYVNGATNSQPGVPIILTVGSDNFPRSTVEEVYTQINKDLDEANTLLIGYVKPNNSHLNLKVAQGLKARVALTQGQWAVAADYANKARTGLSLMSIPEYGAGFNDYTNKEWMWGSHINEVQTLYFANFGAYMSRNFSSTVIRTCPKAINSKLYNLIPSTDVRSTIFSKTGQHPNITLVAAASKYPYTSQKFLAISTGDSRCDVPYMRTAEMYLIEAEAKARLGQADATTVLFSFVKSRNPSYVLSANTGQALVDEILLQRRIELWGEGFRFFDLKRTNSPLDRTGANHDPAIVNGVLNVLPTDKRWQWLIPKAEINANPLIVQNEL